A region from the Triticum urartu cultivar G1812 chromosome 1, Tu2.1, whole genome shotgun sequence genome encodes:
- the LOC125532800 gene encoding uncharacterized protein LOC125532800, whose amino-acid sequence MHKGGNSAGPGNLAQTRALARESARQTKFFHPSPKRKRITTVARGPPPDLFCPRSNPSTKSNPRSSSTAAVAAPTPLPLTTPSLLADLCNPIGIYGGSAWISASPPSRRIWCARSKSPPSLRHHHQNCSTPPVASLASTRRRAWVDSPHGFLPANGDAVPPLHYARTTRSLDLSWWKLDEVLLGKGLETGSSSGWFVRGFSSAHDLQMVQPVLASSNLEAHSRPVGHISLSVA is encoded by the exons ATGCATAAGGGCGGAAATTCTGCCG GCCCAGGTAATTTGGCCCAAACGCGCGCATTGGCGCGGGAGAGCGCGCGACAGACCAAATTCTTTCACCCATCACCCAAAAGAAAAAGAATTACAACCGTGGCCCGAGGGCCTCCACCCGACCTATTCTGCCCCAGATCGAACCCTTCCACCAAATCGAACCCTCGCTCCTCCTcgaccgccgccgtcgccgcccccaccCCTCTGCCGTTGACCACACCCTCCCTCTTGGCTGATCTGTGCAACCCCATCGGGATCTATGGCGGCAGTGCTTGGATCTCGGCGTCGCCTCCCTCCAGACGCATCTGGTGTGCGAGATCAAAGTCGCCTCCCTCCCTTCGACACCACCATCAGAACTGCTCGACACCGCCGGTCGCCTCCCTCGCTTCTACACGGCGACGAGCATGGGTGGATTCCCCTCATGGCTTCCTCCCCGCGAACGGCGACGCGGTGCCTCCTCTCCACTATGCACGTACAACACGCTCCTTAGATCTGTCCTGGTGGAAACTCGACGAG GTGCTATTAGGGAAAGGATTGGAGACTGGTTCTAGTAGTGGTTGGTTTGTTCGAGGATTTTCTAGTGCTCATGATTTGCAAATGGTTCAGCCAG TACTGGCGTCTAGCAACCTTGAAGCCCACAGTCGACCTGTAGGCCACATCTCTCTCAG TGTTGCATGA